CTACTCGCGCCTCAAGGGCCGGTCATTTACGCTCTCCACTGCATGAACAGCATTCCCAACTAGATCTGTACGGCTTCCGTTGTGTCCTTTTCGATTCCCGACTCTAGCTCACAGGTATCCATAAGAGCGACCAGCCGTGAATGCTTAAACCTATCAATCCTCTCCTAAATTTCTTTCTTTTTGTCGTTGGGCAAGGAGCAATCCATTCAGCACTTTCCGATGGGGACCAAAATCCACTGGGCTACCAAGAAGTCGGATTCAGTTCAGTCCCGTTTTCAAGATCCGGTTCAGCGTTTGGGGATGGCTTGGTCCAAGCCCACATCCATAGTAGATGGACTTGAGCAGGCAAGTATGCCACCTACTGATATGATTGATTATGACAATTATGATATGGACTGGACGGTTGTGCAACTGATTGTACTGACTCGCTTACCCCCGAGAACACCTAAGACATGGGGGTTATTTACGCGAGTAAGCCTAGCAAGGACCAAGATCTCGATCTAGCCTAGTTGGGGCTTTAGAGTCACATGACACAGTACCAAGAACGGGAGAACCAGTAACAATTGATACGGATTTCCAACCAACGGATCTTCTTACCTTTGGACCGGAACCTTTGGTTGTTTCCTACTCGGTCTACAGCTTGGTTTGAAATGAGGGAGCCATACCGTGTGGTTGAAGCAGAGTACCGTTTTGCAGTGGATAGGGCACTATCTCTATTCGTAGCAGCATTGCGTATTGCTCTCACTAGGAAAGGGGGACATAACCCCTACTATAGAGCAGGAATGGAAGGGAATGAGCTCGGCTGCTTCTCCCCCACACTTCTTTATTTCTCCGTGCCCCTATTTAGTTAGTACTTTCGAGTTAAGAGCGAGAAAATGAACTATTTCATTTAATAAAAAAAGTGCAACGGCTGTAGGGTGAAAAGGCCATGAGGATGGCTACGGCTTTGAAGCTCCTTTATCTACCATAGATAGAATGGAAGAGTTTTTTCTCACTGTTGTTTCTGATGTAGGAGTTGGGGATGGAATGATTGATTCAAGCTCTGGTGGTACTAATCATGTCTCTGGGAGTAAACCAACTAGAGCGGCAAGGGAACATGCAGTACTGGAGAGGGGATCTCATAGCAATACTgattcaagtaatttcagagttaCCAGAGATGCAATTGGTTTAGAAATATGTACTAGAAAATGGTAAACTAATACTGACTATTCTCTGTGGATATCTGGTTGGACACCAAGCATTTTGACCCCTATTTGAATGCAGAGTCAGAGTATAGACAGCTAAACCATGTTGTAATATATTTCTctaccaaattagagtgcacagtCATTTTTCTATTGATGTTCCCAGAAATTCAGTTCACTAGGGAACACCTTACAGGTTGGTCATGGGTATGGGTATGCGCCATACCCCTCAGTATGGAGTACATTGGGTCAGGATTGGATAGCAAGAGTTGTCGGTAGCCGGCATTAGGTAAAAGGAAAAGCTCTATAAAAGCGAAGAAATGAAATCGAAGGCCGATGGTAAAGCTGGGGCGGATTTTGAGTCGACCAGTTCGCTGAGGGCAAGATTGGAAAGAGTGGTAGATGATATCAGGTACTCCGTATGAAGCGAGGCGTGCGAAAAGAAATAGCAAGCAACGGGAAGAAGATGATTTTAATGGTAAGGTATCTTTATCTCGAGACGAATCGCGCGAGATTCCAGATGATGCGGAGCAAAGCGGAACCAATTGTATGGGCACAAGAGGAAAATAACTAGTTCTCTGAATTTTGCTCATGCGAACGAGAAGAGAATTGCGGAGGAGAATAGAGCTCAGCAGAATAAGGTGAGGGAAAAAATTATGATGGACTCTCAAATTGTGGTGACTACACTCAGGTAGGCCATGTCGCCTCAATACTACTGCCTGTTGGATGCATCAAATTGGTTTCGCAGATCTCGCCTCGCACTCGCTTAGAGGTCGTGTCCTTTCTCTTCTCTTGCTCTTGCGGCGGACACAGTGATTCTTCGTTCTCTAGTTGATGGCTTTCAAAAGTCAATTCCAGAAAGAGCCATTTGATCCCCATCAAAGTATGCATTGAAACCCTTACACACTAATATACTTGATACTCGATCTATTTCACCGTACTTCTACTTCCTGACATTAAGAAAGTTTAAAACAAGGTCCTTCAAGAAGAAAGGAAGCACATGCTTGAGACCATTACGATTCCTGTTAGTGATGGTGCACTTGCAGCTAATGTTAGCTGTATTCAGTCTCTGAGTGGTCTACCTGTTGCTGCATCATAACCGGCTGACTCCTCTATTGGTTGCTGCTGGTTTATACCTGCATTCCAATCCGGTTTGATTTAGAGAGAAATCTCAATCCAGCCTCAATATTTCGGATTGATCAGACCGCCTATTGTAGAAGAGATTGCTTGCTAAAAATAGTACCGCATTTGTGCTTAAGAAAAGGCTTTCTTGTCCGGGGTCTATATCCACTTTTAATACACCACGCACCCCACTACCAAAAACTTCTCTTTCAATTCTAAACAAAGAGAAAGCTCAGGCGGCTGCTCAACGAGGAGGTTCATGCTCGTTAACTTACACTTACTTTTAGCACTTCTCTACCAGTTCTCTCTCATAGATAAGAATATCCTGCTCTTAGCACTGGTTTTCACTTCGtgtagcagcttcttcttcttttgtCTACTCAAACACTTCATCCATGAGAACCAAGTTTTGATCAATGATATATTCAAAAAGTAAGAGCTACTCTATTAATCTACATACCTTGTCTCCGGCCACCATGTTTTCTCCGAAGGGTGAAGGCGGATTCTCTGAACTTAAAATAAGGGCGAAGGATACATACAATATGCCGGGTCTAAAGTGAAGTAGTACAGACACAGGAAATCAGAGAAAAACTTAGAGAGTCTCCATAATCTAGACTTCTCGGTTTCTTAATCGGTGTCTATCTTACTAAGATACTGGTGCAGCTTAAGGTGCTGGTGCTCCACCCCGCTCTAAGAAGTATGACTGTGATTTGCCAATACCCAAATGGGTAGTGTACTGCTCGCTCCCCTTCTTCTTAATTCAGACTTGTCTGCGCACACAACCTTCCTATAACTTTCTGACCTGGATCCAACCAAAGAAGGAAGATGTATGGCCTCCCTCGAACAAAAGAAGGAAGTATGGGAGTTTACCAGTAGGCAATGACCATAGCCGAAGTAAAGTGCTCAGCTCAAAGAAAGAAGGTGGTGGGGGCTTCGAAGAGTGAATAAGTTCGTTCACAGTGATGTGTAATCTCTTCAAATTGAGAGAAGAGGTGTCAAAAAGAAATGCTTTTAGGCAGGCTTACTTGCTTAGTATGTATTTTTTATACAATCAAAGACCAAGGTCGTACGGATAGCAATTCTGGACCATAGGCGTAGCAGCACATAGGTATTCTCTCTTCTTTCTCAATTCAGGGAGGACACTATCTTAATTCTTGTGAAAAGGCAGAAGCAAGTGAAAGGGCAGCAGTATTATATGAGTTCTAAAAAGAAGGGCGAAAAGAAAGTCATGTATGATAGTGGTAAAAAGCCTTCAATAGAAGGGAATAGCAACCTGACTAGAAATTCATAGCTGACTAGCGTACGAACGAGTTGGTCAGGCTATGAATGAAGGCTACTACTCTTCAGGAAGAAGGTACTAATAGCTCGCTCAGAGGTTCAGTCAAGCTCCTCACTCTTGGTCTGGCGGGGCATATTAGATATAGTAGTGGTGTTTTGAAAGCTTCTTATTTTTTCTAATACTATAGTAGGAGTAGGTCAGGCACAGCTTCTTATACTAGGGATGCTTTTTTGCATTTGATCTTAGAGAGAATGCTGTCCTTCTGAACGAGTCATGAATTGGGTTCGAACCAATATTTTAGATTACTGTGACTTATCCATTTAGTCCATCATGATGGGAGGATCCCGTTCCAGGGGATCCCGGCGCACCTCCCACCATTAGATGGGATATTTGCCTGCCTTTTTCCCATCATTAAAAATAAGTATGACCTTTTTTATCGGCCGTCTCCCGCTTCATCCATCCCTCGTTCTGGGTTATTCTGGCGCTCAAGCTAAAAGCAAAGGTGTTTGCACCCACAAGAACAGAGGCATCCAAAAAGAGACGAGCAGCAGCCCGAGCCTTTGCCAGTTTCCTTAGCTACGTCTGAAGGTAGGGCCTGATTGACAGAAGGTTCAGAAGTTGCCGGGACCTGTTTGACAGAAGGAAGGGCCTGTTTGACAGAAGGAAGGGCCTGATTGACAGAAGGTTCAGAAGTAGCGGGGGACTGATTGACAGATGGTTCAGAAGTACCCGGGGCCTGTTTGACAGAAGGAAGGGCCTGATTGACAGAAGGTTCAGAAGTAGCGGGGGACTGATTGACAGATGGTTCAGAAGTACCCATTATGATGTCCCCCGATATTGGCTGAGCCGCAGCCGATTCTACACTTAAAATAAGACTAAGCAACAGGCTAACCACAAACCAAAAAACCCGCAATCGTTGTGGGCAAAGGAATACCCTAAGACCAAAAAAAGACCGATATACAGGTAGCCCGCAAAAAGGACAACTTTCATGTAGTTTGTGATTTGATGTTACTGCTTGAAGTGATTGCGACAACTACGAAGAAACGACGAATCCCAACTACGGATATATAAGAACCAAAACTGCTCAGAGCATTCCATCCGGCGTAAGCATCTGGATAATCTAGAATGCGACGTGGCATACCCGAAAGCCCTAAGAAATGCATGGGAAAGAAGGTCAGATTAACCCCGAAAAAAGTGATCCAAAAATGGATTTGGCCTAAAGTTTCAGGATATGTCCGACCTAATATTTTACCCACCCAATAGTAAAATCCAGCGAATAAAGCAAAAACGGCTCCCATAGAATGTACATAATGGAAATGTGCAACCACATAATAAGTATCATGTAGAGCAATGTCTAGCCCAGAGTTTGCTAGAACTATTCCAGTGAGCCCTCCTATGGTGAACAAAAAGATGAACCCTACAGCAAATAACATGGGTGTTTTGTATTGTATCGAACCTCCCCACATGGTAGCGATCCAACTAAAGATTTTGATTCCTGTGGGCACAGCTATGATCATGGTAGCTGCGGTGAAGTAGGCACGCGTATCAACGTCTAAGCCCACAGTATACATATGATGAGCCCAAACTAGAAATCCAAGAACACCTATACTTATCATGGCATAAACCATGCCTAGATACCCGAAGACCGGTTTTCTTGAAAAGGTCGATACAATATGACTAATAATACCAAATCCAGGCAGAATGAGAATATACACCTCTGGATGACCGAAGAACCAAAAGAGATGCTGGTATAATATTGGGTCTCCCCCTCCTGCAGGATCAAAAAAGGTTGTATTAAAGTTTCGATCGGTTAATAACATTGTAATTGCCCCGCCAATACCGGAAGTGATAATAAAAGTAGGAATGCTGTCACTAGAACGGACCACACAAAAAGTGGTAATCTATGCATAGTCATTCCAGGTCCACGCATGTTGAAGATAGTTGTTATAAAATTGATAGAACCTAAAATTGATGAAATACCTGATAGATGAAGACTAAAAATTGCTAAATCAACTGCTCCTCCAGAATGGCTGGTAATACCACTTAAGGGCGGATAGACTGTCCACCCAGTGCCGCTGCCCACTTCTACTAAGGCTGAGCTTAATAAGAGCAAGAGACTTGGTGGCAACAACCAGAATGATATATTATTTAATCGTGGAAATGCCATGTCAGGTGCACCTATCAGAATCGGAACAAACCAATTACCAAATCCACCTATCATCGCCGGCATAACCATAAAAAAGATCATTAAAAAAGCATGAGCCGTTATTAAAACATTATAAAGTTGATGATTCCCACCAAGAATTTGATCGCCGGGTCGGGCTAATTCCATACGAATCAGTACGGAGAAGCATGTGCCCATCACTCCTGCAATGGCACCGAAGATGAAATAGAGAGTCCCAATATCCTTGTGGTTAGTAGAGAAGAGCCATCGAACCATATTTGTCATCTTTTATTTGAGAAATGAAAACTTTCCTTATCAAAGAGGGGCCGGGGGGCTGGAAGAGAAAAGAAAGAGGGGCCCGGGGGCTGGAAGAGAAAAGAATCAGAATTACTGAGCAACCCCACTCTTTTTTTCTAATTCCCTTCTAAGATCCTCCGACTTAAACAAGTCGAGAGCATGCTCGTGCTCAGCTCTTTCGAGACTTGCCTTGCTCTTGGGGATTTCTTCCCACCGGATCCTCTGTTCCACTTCCAGGCACCTCCTTGCGGAGCTTTCCGCCTCAAGGAGATCCCGGTTGTGGGAAACAGCATTTCGAAAGAAAACGGATCCTCCCTCATTCTCCCGCAGATCTTGATAAGACGCTTGGAGAACAGTGAAAGAATCAGTTGCGTGAATATGGTCCAGATAGGAACGAAGCGCTTCATCGACCAAGTAGGGCTCGATCGGTAGATAAGGCCCTACTCTTTGATAAAGCGCCACAAATTCCTGAATGACATCTTGTCGCATAGAAGAGAGCTTTTCTTCCATTAGGAAGAGCTTAAGCCGCCCAGGTATGTCTTCCAGGGGGGTATTGTGATTAAGCTCGTTCTGAATGAACGTAACCCATCCCGGATCCTGCTCGTAAAGACTCAGATAGAAGTTTAGCCCTGCTAAATGAGCTAGAGCCTGGGGGTCTTGAATCTCCGGCGGGAGAGTGATCAGAAAGGAGGAGCCGACGAAGCACGAACTAAAAAGATTGAAAATTGGTATTAGGCATAATATAAAACGACAAAGGAATAAAAATATACAAATCAAAAGTAATATCAAATTATATATTAAGGGAAACTTAATACATAAGAAAAAATAGAAAGTAGTAAAGCGGGTAGTGGAGAAGAGCCATCGAACCAGATTTGTCATTTGCTTTTCGTTTTGAAAACTTGACTTATCATAGAGGGGCCAGGGGGCTGGAAGAGAAGAACTTGAATACTAAATGCTGGAAGAGAAGAAACTTAATACTAAACCAAGTTTCGGGAACTTCTTGGTGACTTGATTGGTTCCCTTCCCCCAATTTGCAAAGGATGATTCCCGTGAAGGTGATCTCGATCACCATTCTATGATATTTCTAGATGCTTTTGAGAAGCTTTTCCTTTTACCTAATGCCGGCTACCGACAACTTACTTCATGCTATTACTAACACTTATGACTGAGCCGCACTTGCTTTCCAAAAGAAATTGAAACTATCATGCCTGAGACTAGCCAATAGAAGAAAGAGCCACAAGCAAGCCATAGCAGCATCCTTTTTCTTTGCTTTCTTCAACAATGCGAATCTACCTCACTCCTCATCATAACTCAAATACAAATTCGAGTTCCAAATTGATATTTCCTCACGTAAGCAATAAAATGTGAAACCAATATCCATCATGAAACTTCAGACACTGATGATTGTGAGGTTCTGGAAGAGAGACGACGTAGGCTGAAAAAAGTAAAAAGAAAACCACCCCTTAAACTCATTTGCTCAACATTCTTtccaaagcaactagaaaagtgGAGAAAATCCAATAAGGGGAGGTCCCGGTGAATACAAATCAATTGGAAACCGAACCCCGCATTCATGTCTCTAACAAGGCTGTCTAAGCTAAGCGGCCATGGACCCATGGACCCGGGGAATCTGAACCATTAGGTAGAGTTTCCGCTGAAAGAAAACCAAAATAAGAATGAGGAAGAAAAAGATATCGTGATGAAAAATGCTCATGGGGGAGACTCATTTTAGGACCGCTATTTCCTGCACATGGCCTGTGCTTTTAGTGGTTTTCCGCTCATTAAACCACAGTGCCGGGGCGATCCAATTACCCGGAGAAGTTCTCTTTGTCTTCGAGCTTTTATTCCTCAATCCACTTATTCGTTCCCTTCTTTCATATACCTCCCCACCAATAGATAGAGACAAATGGGAataaccaaaccacgtctacaaaATGCCAGTACCATGCAGCTGCTTCAAAGCCAACGTGATGCTTCTTGGTCATCTGACCAAGATATTGGCGAATACCACATACGATCAAGAAAAGAGTACCTATAATCACATGAAAACCATGAAAGCCAGTTGCTAAGAAAAAGGTAGAACCATAAATACTATCCGAAATAGTGGAGGGTGCTTGGTAATATTCCATTCCTTGAAAGCCAGTGGATACTAGAGCCAGTGAAACGGTTGCTACTAAAGCGTAAACTGCTCGTTTTTCCTTCCCCGCGAGTATAGCATGATGAGCCCAAGTTACGGCAGCTCCGGATGAAGGGAGAATAGGGGTATTAAGAAGAGGGATTTCCCAAGGATCTAAAACCCCAATCCCTTTTGGGGGCCAAATACCTCCGATCTCTACCGTAGGTGCcaaagaagaatgagaagaagccCAAAAAAAAGCAAAAAGGAACATAACCTCCGAGACTATGAAGAGAATAGAACCATATCGAGGTCCTAATTGTACAGCTTTTGTATGATGCCCTTCCAACGTGGATTCACGTAGAACATCCCGCCACCATACGAACATGGTATAAAGGAGAAATATTAGGCCCAAACTGAGAAGTGTTGCACCCCCTTGAAATGAGTGCATGTACATCACACCTCCTACGGTGGTTGCCAAAGCTCCGAGTGAACCCGAAATAGGCCATGGACTTGGATCTACCAAATGATAAGAATGCCTCTGAGATTCAATCATAAACCACTTTGCCCCGGTTGTATGTAAACCCCCCTTCACCCCATCCCCTAAAGTGGTAAAGAAGGAGGCTCTTTTTTGTCTCATTAGGACAAACAAATAGGAAGGGATAGTTCTTTCATTGCATTGATAGAAGTGAGACTATCAAAAGATCTCTCTATTATTTAGAGAAAAGAGTTGGCGTGGGTTCTACCAACGAAACGAAGAAGTTTTTGATTGGTCTTTATCATTCGGAACCCTCTCCGTATTAGTAAGAAAAACACACCCAGACTCTGACTTTAATGGTGGGAACAACCTCAGCACTCCGGCGTGAACATGAACAATCATTCTATGCAAAATTTCATGTATGATAGTGGTCGATCCCTCAGGAGTGACATTCGTTACTTTGGATTTTGTTCACGCGGTGATCTTCTCTCTTTCCAAGAGTACTACCCTTGACGTAGTCTATGTCTGGGGAGACAGGTGCGGTAGAGAGGTC
This genomic window from Aegilops tauschii subsp. strangulata cultivar AL8/78 chromosome 4, Aet v6.0, whole genome shotgun sequence contains:
- the LOC141021237 gene encoding uncharacterized protein, whose amino-acid sequence is MTNLVRWLFSTTRFTTFYFFLCIKFPLIYNLILLLICIFLFLCRFILCLIPIFNLFSSCFVGSSFLITLPPEIQDPQALAHLAGLNFYLSLYEQDPGWVTFIQNELNHNTPLEDIPGRLKLFLMEEKLSSMRQDVIQEFVALYQRVGPYLPIEPYLVDEALRSYLDHIHATDSFTVLQASYQDLRENEGGSVFFRNAVSHNRDLLEAESSARRCLEVEQRIRWEEIPKSKASLERAEHEHALDLFKSEDLRRELEKKSGVAQ